The following is a genomic window from Falco peregrinus isolate bFalPer1 chromosome Z, bFalPer1.pri, whole genome shotgun sequence.
GCCACTCCCAAGCAGTATTATCCAGCATGCTCAGTGTCTTGAATAAAACAGTTATCACTTAATATCAAGTAAATGTAGCAAAGGGAAGATTTCATTTTAGCTAATCCCAGAATGCAGGATTGAAAGCCTCCTGGGACCAAGCCCTACTTTTTGCTTCTGGAAACATGCCACACTGCTTACCACCACCCTCCCCTGccaaacccacaccaaaaaaagctATGTTCTTTATGGTCAGGATTTACTACCTAATAGAAGTATTCCATGAACAGAAgaatagaacaaaaaaatatcttaactAGTAATGAGTAAGCCCTTTAACCTTGAAGCTAGGTATCCATGTCATGGAGACCCAGCCATCTCAGCAGCCTCTTTTCAGCACCTGGTTGAGGTTTAGCGCATGATTCTTCATTATGCACAGATTTCCACAAAAGCCCATATTGCAACCCTTTACTAATACCTTGCACTTTTTATGGCTTCATCACTTTGGCAGCTGAGTCATCCTCACTCAACCACTACTCTGTGTGTTTCTTTATCATTTCAAATTTATAAGCTCTCTGTATCTGTTACGGCCTTGCTGTCAATGTCAACTTCAGCTGTAAACCATTAGATCAAGAAACAGAATCTTACAAATAGATTAGAACCGACTGTGCACTTGTATACTACAGCCTCATTACTTACAGATATACATATTGTTAATATCAGCTGACTACAGGATTACTGAAGTCTCAAGGTTTGAGCAGTACTCACATACGATCAGCTTTCAAAAAGCTGGGCACACTTTCTCCTTTATGCCCTGGCTAGCTCAGATCTGCTATTGCCTGCAATACTcagaaattaaactgttttatataaatacatttttaatacatataatttatatacatgtaatataattatatatttaataatatataGTATGATAATGTATACATTCTATATTATATatgcataaattaattttcatatatgtatataatgtattttaatacaaactATTTTATATCCCAAGTACAAACCCTTGGGAGTTCAGAGTTTCAGGAGCTGTTCAAACCATGCAAGAGTTTATCCTGAAATGCTGTACGCTATGTGAATTTATCCAATCAGTTCATTCCTTTGGAACAGCATGGCAAATAGaaattgaaaatgcaaaaattaaaactgccTCAAACCGCGGCGTAACTAGAATAAGACCCCTTTCAAATTAAACTGGGGTAGGGAAGAAAGGAGTCTCCAGAGCTTAGTTGGAGCTGTTCTCTAAGTCATTTTGTGAGAAAGTGGAAAGTTATTAAAGTGCTAGCTTTACAGAGCTGCCAGTTTCAATATGCTTTCCGAGACTGGCATTTGAAGTAAACACTACTCAAAGTTTGTACAGCATTAGAATAGTTATTAAATATGCCTGAGGTTCCACATTTCATTAGAATATACTTTCAGTTCTGATTTTATTACAGTCTTACTCAATTTTTTAGATTCTAATTTGACATTATAGCATCAACCTACTATAGCAATTTTTAATATCAAGAGTCCTCgaatgataaaaaaaaaccctacacaTCCTGCACTTTAAGATTTTGACAGACAACTCTCTTCAGCTGTTCACAAGTTTTTCTAAATGCCATACTTAAAGTGTCTTAGACTACATCAGGATGGTACAATGTCTTCATATCAAAAGAAGTCCAGTTAAAAAGGGTTCTTCACAAAGCTATTTCCTCCACCAGAATGTATTCTCTACAACTTCCAGTCAATGCCACAAATGAAAGCTCTCAAAGGTGTTCAGATTAGATCTGAACGGTTACTTTAATGCCGTTTTCATTTGTTGAGTCACCCTCCTCTGCCCATCTCCACTTGGTCTTGCAACCTGAAGTACTAGCTACCCATCTGTAATCTATGCAAGCCCTGTTAGCAAATGGGCTGAAGTAGAAGTTTACTCCAGCAGCTGACTTCTGCTTTGTGCAAGAAGCCAAATGaagtaaatgaaaacagtttcagaaacaCTGGCTGACAGAAAAACCACCACATAAAACTTGCGTGAAAAAAGCCTGCATGAGTATATTTCAGCATAGTCATTTATTTAATCCAGTTCTGAGGAACAAGTTTCCACCTAGCCAGGATTTCTCAAGTGTTAAGTTTCTGGCCTTCCAAATCCTCCTTTCATCACAATATTCCAAGTATCAATCTACAGCTATTTCCCCTCACTGGCATCATGGAGTTTCACATGCTGGAGTACTAAGCTTGATGCTGTTTTATGGTTGTTCTGTGGTTTGTCAGAagattttcaaagcacagaaaacagcaggaaggaTGGTCTGTGTGTTCTTCCCCCTCCTCACAAAAGACTGCACTGTTTAAGAACACTCCCAAGTGCAGGCTAGTATGAATTCTggctcatttttttaaaaagctgaagaagatTCTGTCTGAGCCATACATAAAAAGAGAATTAACGATGCAGGAAGTTGGTCTCAGTAGCTGCGTCCCCTTTGTCTGGGCAGTTGGAGTGGAAAGCACAAGTACTTGTACAATAGGTTTACTGACCTCATCCGTTCTGCATTTCTTCGTGACATGGTCATCATCTTCACaacctttcctcttcttcctatACCCCAAccagaaacaaagtaaaacGTTTAGGTATTTTCAGAAGTTGGAATCTCCTTATTCAGCCACAAGATTAGATTATGGACACATGTGCCACGCTAAAGCCTCAACAAGCAGCTTGCTAGAAGATCACAGTGGGTACACTAAAGTGAAAagggcagaaaataaaaatcaggaagtCCTCTGCCATCCAGCCAAGCCTTATGAAAACATTAACCCTTTACACAATTCTTTTAATTGTGAATTTAAAGCTCTTGGTTCTCATTACATATGACATCAAGTGGCCAGACCTTAGAACCTCACCCAGGATTCCAGCTCTCTTGTTACAAAATCATCAGTATTACAGCTTGCAGTGCAAATCAGCACAAAAGAATGTATTTACATATTATTGAAAGCTCTACCTTGAGTCTCGGTCCTCAGCTTCCACCAGACACTGACAAAGGAAGCATGTGAACAGACATCATTGTAGGTACATTTGGATGTTTTCGTTTTCAATCACTCATACAGATCAGAGGAAATTAGTGTTTCTACAGcaataaaaaaggcagaagttgAACACATCAAAGACTGAGTACCTACTTACGGGTTTGTATTAAGTGAAAGCTCCGAGCTGTGGCACTTCtctaatttctgtttcagaacagCAACCTCTTCAGGCCTTGGTAGTTCATATTTCTTTATGAGATTTTTCATGCCTGCAGTGGCAACAACACAGCTCTAagcacattaaatattttcagctctACCTTGTATCATGTTTGCATGGCAGGGTTTTGGTAGCGGCGGGGCTACAGGGGTcgcttctgtgagaagctgccagaaggtTCCCCGTGCCGGATGGAggcaatgccagccagctccaacaTGGACCCACAGCtggccagggctgagcccatcagcagcagtggtagcgcctctggggTAGTATAGttaagaagggggggaaaaatctgCTGTACAAcaacagctggagagaggagtgagaccCTGTGAGAGCAgtggccctgcagcccccccgggcagggcagggcagagcagggcagggcagggccaggcCGGATGGGCTCCCGGCCTGGAGCAGAGACTCCCTGGCagccccagggccaggcaggctATGCTCCCCGCCCAGGGAGGCCGGCACATTGGTGTGTTTAAGGTTTGGGTTtatctctccctgccctgccctaaTGTGGCTGCTAACAAAGGAACCCGGGGGTTATATTGTCCCTGTCCTGCCCAGCCgaggagggcagggatggagcagcagcaccggGCACCTGGGCTACTGCCAgggccagcccaccacagctgtgAACTAAACTTGCCTATCAGTCAGTACTACAGCTACCATTCCTGCTCATCCCTCACAGCTAAGTTTGATCCAACAGTTTACTCTGCCCTCCCTCACTGTAACAGCAACACAGTATACATTTTCAAGCAGCTTCtaccagggggaaaaaaaagccaacaacctacaccaaaaaaatcagaatggtacacagagaaaaaaaaaaaaaaaagaaatctaagtTTTGAAGTCCACACCTCTGAAAGGTTTGAAAGCATTGTATCTAGTTTTCAAACAGACTCAAAACACACTAGAAAGCAATCAAAAGCAACATGCAACCTACTGCAAACAGCTGAGACAACTTACCaagtaaaatacttttatttgtcAAAGGAAGCATTAGACATTCAAAGTATGAACTCCTCCCAAACTGCTTGCTTACAAAACTTCCCAGCCCACATAGCACTCAAAACTTTAAAGGCTCAAAGATTACGTGTCTAAAACTTAAGTATCAACTTACATCCAAGAATTAATTCTAAATAACAAGGTACCACAGAAGCCGAGCACAGAACACTACACTGAAACAAGTTGTTAGCATTGTTGATCCTGGATTTCCTCAAGGTAAATTGTAATACTGTAGTTTGTATTATTCTGCTAACAAGGTTCAAAATACACAGGTATTTTTTGCATTCAGCATTGTAGCTCAGtcttaaaaaaagggaagattGGTTGAAGTcttgttaaaaatgcaaattaaatttacaCCTACCCTGGCAAAAACAAGAGTTTTTCCTCTACCACCAGTTCTCTGTAAAACTAGTCATTTACAGATGCTTCAAAATTTCCTTCCAGCCTTCATATGTTTACAAAAAGAGTGGCCTTTGGACTAAAGCTACTTTCCAGAATAATGCAAGTGAAGAATAATTATCCCAGCATTCCTTTTGCATCTCAGCAATGGAAACCTGAAGACTGGATATGTTaacaggaggagaaagggaacAGCATCTTAAGTTTAATCAATGCAATTTAAATTGAATTTGTAGACCCTGGTGACTTGTATGGTGTAGTCACTACTAGCCAAAAGACTGCAATATTAATGCTACCACTCTCCCATTTTAAATGCATGCATTAGCTTAAACCATTAAATAACTGATTACTTACTGGAAATTTCATATTCCagcctttttatttaatttaaaaaaaggtaataatCAGTGTACTACATCCCCCATTATCTTAACTAAACCATGCTagaattttttatatttatatatatatatatatttctaacaCAAGAAAACTAAACATCTTTTGAAACATCTCCAGAGCTACAAAACAGAAGTGAAGTATAAATCCTGACATATCGCTTAACATAATCATTTCTCTTAGAGAAGGTACCCTCTGGTGGTAGAAGTAGCTTTGTGCAGGCTTTTGCCTGAAGCTGTAATTTTCGCAACAGAGTGACTGAAAAGTCATTTCACCCTGACTTACAAAAGCTATTACCTAGTTCCCAAAATAGATTTCTCACTTTTGGGTCAGCTCCTAGCACTTAATTGACTGTAACTCTTATGTTCTGAGAAGCATCAGGCCCtttgccttttaatttcatGTGTTCCTGTCACAGGAAAGTCTCAATATTTTCTCCCACTGCATCAACATGCTAGGTAGTTCATTCTACTGCCCATGTTTTACTTACTTATGCATGCCCTGAGGTGAAGAAAAGTACTCGAAAACACACTTTCTGCATAAAGCttttgctgtttggaaaaagctctttttcctcctttagaaatactgtttgtCATACTTTTCCAATGTTTACTTACATTTCACATCATCTAGTAGCTTGGCTAAGGAtgttctgttctctttcagCATAAGACTTTCTGTTAAGTAACTACAAAGAAACATGGAAGAATAAGTTCTAAAAGTGTCCTAATTATTGTGGCAGCTAACATTAATTATAAAGTTCTAGCAgatgtaaataataaataatacacATTTCATTAACTAGACTTTTGTAAGTAACATTTTGGTTGTGTGTTATCAAGTCATAAAAAGGCACCTCTGTCACTTGAAACATTCTTCTTCTGTAAGAACGTGACATAAAGTACATAGCCACATAAAGAACCAAATTCTGCAACACTGCAGAATTAAACATTTGTGAGTAAGCCTCACTGAGTTAGCCCAACTTAAGTTTAAGATTCTGTGAAGTGTCATACTAACATCACACTATTACACAGTATAACTCCTGGAAAAGCAGATACTGCAGAAGAGTAGTCCTCAGACAGGTAAGACAGCAAAGCTTGCAAGATGAGACTGCTTCTTTTGGCAGCTGAAAGCAAATCCTAAATACCATCCTGTAAGAGTCTGTGGgtcccttcctcttccttcagagATTCAAACTTCCTTTTACtaagaatataaatatatatacacaccatGTGGGTAGAaacctccacacacacacagagcaataCTTACTATAATGCACAACCACCAAGTTTTATCCCTTCCCTGGAAGTGCACTTTAGGATAAATGATGTGTTAAGTTCAAACTTACTGCACAGACTCACACAGCTGCAtcagctgcagctcccacagTGAGACACCAGCCACCCTGAAGCTGACAGCTGCTGTTAGCATCACTGCTCTTGCACAGTTAAACTTAAGACTATTATTTAACCTTGTGCTGATACCAGAACTGAAGGTTAATTTGCAGCCACCTATGAGCCAGAGTACGGTGGCAcctgtcttttttcctgaagctcTAACTTAAGACATGCTGACATGATGGGAGCAACAGGTTTTCCAGTCCTTCCATGTTCCACCCCACCTCTGCAAGTCCACCTACCCACAGGTCCACAAGACCCAAGATTCTCTCATGTCCAGCAGCTCAAAGTCACGCAAAAAAAGCAGGTGACAAGTTTATAGTAGCAGTAGGATGCAGACAGGTGGCAAAGACTTGACTTCTTCATGAGTATGCAAAGAGAAGGTTCGCATACCTCGATTCACATGCCATCTACAAATTATTCTAGTTCTTTTCACAAGCATGCTTTTCTGAATGTTGGCAACAAGTGGTACAGAATATAGATTCAGGAGTGAGATCAACAAGTTTCAAGTTATAGTAAGCACCTGAATGTTTTTACACTATTCTGAGAGGTCAGCAAACCTTGTAAAGGATACTCACATACTTGCTCTTTTAGAACAAGAGAGATATGAGATTTATTTAGAGTAGGTGGAAGGAAAGTTCCTGTAAAAAGAACTCTGCTTTTCACATCAGCCCTTGTGCCTGACATGACACTAGATAAAAAATGCTCACACAGAGCATCAGGCAATTAAAACACTCCAGAATACAGCTACTTAGAGCAACTACCTCAGCTGtcttcctgaaggaaaaaaaaataagatggtTTGTCCTCAGaaagaaccaaaccaaaccatgtGTTTCAGCAATGACATCGAAGTATTTGATAATGCATTCGCAAACACCAGTGGCTAgaacacagaaaggaagaagggacTATTTAAAACAGCACCTTACCATTAGTCTGTTTCCATGGAAACTGAACAGTTGTACCAGCCAAACAGAGCACTTAGTTTCCACATGCCTAGTAGCTGTCAATTCAGTGTAATTTCATTTCACACTGTAAGCTTAGAAAACTTCAAAATCctacttttttcccttgaagTGATTCTTGAGGCATTCCATACTCTCGGTTTCTATTGTATTTCTACTTTCTTCACTTTAATCTTCAAGAGGAGTCTGGAAATCCTATGCTGTTCTAATAAGGACAACGTCAtcagtttgacttttttttttttcccctttttccaaAGCAATCTTTGGAATTGGTTCCAAACTGGACACCGAACACCAACTAACTGCATTTATCGCCTGCTTCTTGAAAATGGAGAATAAATAAGTAACAGCACCACTTCAGTTTTGAAACATACTTGAAGAACATACCAGAGTGTTAACAAACAATAAATACTTTCACTAGTTCAGAATGTCTAGAACAAAATAGTTTTACACAAGAGGcaaataaaactgtttaaatCATACctataacaaaaaagaaaagactacCTTTCCATATTAATTCCTGCTCTTGAACCACTAGATAGTACGGCAGCGAGAGCTATCTGTGAGGGAGCAAAAAGCAGATACGCATCTGTCAGAGCCACTCGATTCAGGAAGTCATCAGCTGTTTTCCTCAAAACTTCAGGATTCTCCAGCATTGGATAGCGAGTCTAAAAAGTAAGTATTTAGGAAAGTAAGCAGCTGTTCTTTGTCTTCTGGTTTGTAAGCTAAGAACACATAATTCAACAATTAAAGCTAAAAAGTGGCAGGCCATCTacttatttcaaaaataatctAAAGCTCTTAAAGACCACAGCTAAACCAATCTCCTTTGTCACTTTAGAAAGTAGATCTTTCCAGATCACAGAtatgaagggaaataaaacttttgtaACACAATCCATGACAGAATTGCATCATGTTAGTATACGGACCATGTAGCATATAAAACAACACTACCTTCAAATCGATTAGAAATCCCTCAAATGGCCTGTATGGATTGTGGACGATAAGATGGAAGTTCAGTTGCTGAATAAGCAGTAGTTCATATTCCAGTATTTGTTCAAGAGCTTTTTCCTGGCCCGGAGGGCTTTCTCGAAGGTTACCAACAAACTGTGCACTGGACACATTAAATTCATCTACTTTACAGGCCAAAAATGCACATGTTAACctagagaaaaagcaaacaattgACATATGCAGCATCCATCTGTTTATCAACAGTTCTGTTCACAAAGTTTGTATCTTAAAAACAGCATGTTCTGAACACAGCAAACTTccaaatggaaaatgaaagagaCCAGACTTCCTCTTTATTCATATTTAAGCTCTCAGATTTACTTCCGCATTTTTTCTGGTCTTTACAGATACAATGGTTATATCTCCAATGTTCCACTTGACAGAATAACTCAAGATGCATTGATAACTCACATTATTATCCGAGGATGATACTCCATCACTGAGTTATTGAGGTAAAAGCGTTTGAAATACATGCAAGCTGTtccctaaattaaaaaaaaaaaagggatggaAAAGTAAGTATAGAAGCAAaaacagattaagaaaaaataaaatcacaaaatcacagaacagaTAAGTTTGAACACACACTACAGACACACAGGATACAGTAAGGCACCAAGATGTACACAGTCCCCATGTCATTAATTAATTCAAAGTCTAATACACTGATGCCTGCAAGAGCCTTAAAAATTAGCAGCTTGGTTATCTTTTCCTCCATATTTAGACATAGTTAGGAAGACAATGCTCAAAAAGCCTACAATAtcttcaggagaaaaatctgacatttaaaagaaatttaaaaaccaaagactgaaaaaattacCCTGAAAATCACAAGTCATCCCAGCCAAGCCACCTGACCTTTTGGATCAGTAAAATTCCCaatatatttaacattta
Proteins encoded in this region:
- the CCNH gene encoding cyclin-H isoform X2, coding for MYHSSTQWRHWTFRSEEELARCRAEANRKFRSKAVASGKVQQTDPALLEPHEELAICKYYEKRLLDFCAVFKPAMPRSVVGTACMYFKRFYLNNSVMEYHPRIIMLTCAFLACKVDEFNVSSAQFVGNLRESPPGQEKALEQILEYELLLIQQLNFHLIVHNPYRPFEGFLIDLKIALAAVLSSGSRAGINMESYLTESLMLKENRTSLAKLLDDVKCMKNLIKKYELPRPEEVAVLKQKLEKCHSSELSLNTNPKKRKGCEDDDHVTKKCRTDEEEWTDDELAESV
- the CCNH gene encoding cyclin-H isoform X1, which codes for MYHSSTQWRHWTFRSEEELARCRAEANRKFRSKAVASGKVQQTDPALLEPHEELAICKYYEKRLLDFCAVFKPAMPRSVVGTACMYFKRFYLNNSVMEYHPRIIMLTCAFLACKVDEFNVSSAQFVGNLRESPPGQEKALEQILEYELLLIQQLNFHLIVHNPYRPFEGFLIDLKTRYPMLENPEVLRKTADDFLNRVALTDAYLLFAPSQIALAAVLSSGSRAGINMESYLTESLMLKENRTSLAKLLDDVKCMKNLIKKYELPRPEEVAVLKQKLEKCHSSELSLNTNPKKRKGCEDDDHVTKKCRTDEEEWTDDELAESV